AACTACATAGGTGTGTACTGAGCCTTATGCTGGCCACACGGATTGATTTTCAGATGAGAAAATTCATAtgaaaaatctttgtacattcacTGAATGAAAGAATGATAGAAATTTTCACTTacttttaacattcagttttaaaatgaatgtaatttctgCACGAAAACCACATACATGGTCTGATAACTCCTCTCATCAAGAAGTTTTCTATTATTTCTAATAATGATATTGATGATATTCACCAGTCTCACCCTCTAATAGGATTTTTAatctgtctgttattctcagagtggattcgagattttgctccctaaccatTTAGTTGGTTATTTTATATCTACCATTGCATAGacatatttaagaataaattaacttttttatttttattttttttacttttacatattaactaaattatacaccacgctttttttttaaataatgaacagattaatcaaaacaatgggctaactaatcgattatgaaaatgatcgttagttgcagccctagttgtCCCATAAGGTCGCCCAGTAGACCGCTAATACTAGGGATCGACCAGTTATCGGGAAGGCCAATTATTGGCGGCTGATATCTGCATTTTCTGAAAATCTGTATCCgtctcaaactagaccaataTTACTGATATTGCTTTAAGGGGTTTTACTGGGGTGATgcgtgcagctgcaggcatcaccccggtacagTTGTTTAGAGCGATCAGTCGGCTTTATTGTAATGACAACTGATGTGGCTCAGCAGCCGCTCCCATCCGTCGCCTTCCGCCACTCGCtcgggctctcctgtcccaccggaAGGCCCGAGCAACCAGCCGGCATGTCCGCTGGCTGACCGAAGACCCGAACAAAGCTGATGCTTCGTTCGGTTCTCAAATCTAGTAATccggaagcgatgtcatgacatcacttcccggaTTTCtggcatcttaaccacttaaggccccgctcatgtacatatacgtcggcactttaacgatggatatctcggtaacggcagcagctgctgccacaaccgagatatccatcttttagtgagcggtcctgtaaacgataacggtggtctccgcggcggattcgctgcgagatcaccgctatcggcggcgggagagggctctTCCGCACCCTCCGCTGCtcagctgggatacgagtgagggcaagatggcccccacccgtctccatagcagggcggaagtgacgtcaaaacatcacttccgcccatgcttcttaaagtgacattttcttcttgtcatttttttcaaatgacatatatttttttatttatttttttgcattttagtctaaatatgggatctgaggtctttttgaccccagggcTCATATttacaccctgttccaaattatcATGCAAATTCTTATCATGCAaagattaaatattttgtttttcagtttaactcatggatggcattgtgtctcgggctcttttgatcactgaaaacaatctcggacacctgtgataattagattgccaggtgagcccaattaaaggaaaaactactaaaggagggtgttccacattattaagcagaacaccattttcaagcaatatggggaagaaaaaggaTCTCTGCTGCCGAAAAGAGTGAAATAGTTCAATGCCTTGGACAAGGTATGAAAACATTTGATTTTTCACAAAAACGTAAGCGTGATCAACGCACTATTAAGAGATTTGTGGCTGATTCAGAGCACAGGCGGGTTTCGTGCAGATAAAGGCACATTGAGGAAGATTTCTGCCAGATCCATGCATCGGATCAAGAGAGCAACTTCTAAAACACAATTACATAGCAGCAAACAGATATTTTGAAGCTGCTGGAGTCCCACGGATATCAAGGTGTAGAGTCCTCTTGAGTCTTGCAACTGTGCATAAACCTTCCATTCAGCCACCACTAACCAATGCTCACAAGCAGAAACAGATGCATTGGGCAGAAAAATACATGAAGATTCATTTTCAAACAGTCCTGTTCACTGATGAGTGCCATGCAACCCTGGATGGTCCAGATCGAGTAGTGGATGGTTGGTGGACGGCCACCCTGTTCCAACAAGACTGTAACATCAGCAAGGCGGTGGTGGAGTCATGTTTTGGGCCAGAATCATGGGAAGAGAGCTAGTCGGCCCCTTTAGGGCCCCCGAAGGTGTAAAGATGACCTCTGCAAAGTATGTGGAGCTCCTGACTGACCACTTCCTTACCTGGTACAGAAGGAAGAACTatgctttctgtaataaaatgatcttcatgcatgacaatgcaccatctcatgctgcaaagaacctctgcatcaatggctgctatggggataaaaggagagaaagtcATGGTGTGTCCTTCATCCtcccctgacctcaatcctattgGGAAGATCTATGGGGATGGGAGGCAGTTTACAGCCAAACAGCAGCTATGGGAGGCTATTCTGACATCTTGCAAACAAATTCAAGCAGAAACCGTCCAAAAACTCACAAGTTCAATGGATGCAAGACTTGTGAAGCTGCTATCAAATAAGGGGTCCTATGTTTAAATGAAATGTGACCTGTTAAAATGTTGTTCAGAGTTTGATTGAAATAGCTTTTGATTTCAGTAAATATGTTGCaaacactaaaaataaaaaaattcagttcTTTACAACCTATAACGTGTTTTGAAAATTACTGTGCGTAATAATTTGGAACCGTGCATTGTAAGttaagttttttttccaaaataaaaaatcaggaggTTTGTTCGATAAAATTTGAATTGTACTCTTAATAGTTGATAACACGAGAATTATGCTGACTATTATTTaggtaaatgagaaaaatataattggcataataatttggaacagggtgtaagaggacctgtaatgcttttttctattacaagggatggttacatgtacattccttgtaataggaataacctattacattccttgtaataggaataaaagtgacccattatttttttgtttgttttctttttttattaatttttacacttaaatttttttttttttttttaagcgccccgtcccaacgagctcgcaggcagaagcaaacgcatacgtgagcagcgcccacatatgaaaactgtgttcaaaccacacaagtgaggtgtgagagcaataattatagccctaggcctactctgtaactccaaaagatgcaacctatagaatgttttaaacgtcgcctatggagatttttaaggttaaaagtttgacgccattccacgagcgggcgcaattttgaagcatgacatgttgggtatcaatttacttggcgtaacattatctttcacaatatcaaaaaaaattgggctaactttactgttgtcttattttttaattcgaaaaagtaaatttttttcaaaaaaaagtgtgcttgtaagactgctgcgcaaatacggtgtgacaaaaatgttgcaatgaccgccattttattctctagggtgttagaaaaaatatatattttgtttgggggttttaagtaattttctagcaaaaaaaaaaactgttttaatcttgtaaacaccaaatatgaaaaacaggcaaggtccttaaagcggagttccggccacaatttcactttttaaatataaatacccctgtaatacacaagcttaatgtattctagtaaagttagtctgtaaactaaggtcagttttgttaggttacatttagacactttataaaatagaaattgactggggccatcttaagtgtgggcatcatgaaaccagattgtatgacttcctggatttcagccttgcagatctcgcacatgctcagtgctgcacaagcagtgtattgGGTTTCAGACctgtttcagcacctgtactgtccaagtcacatgattctttgagactgtggagtgcacagactcctggaaagttacacccactacattcccaggagtctgtgctgtGTAGGTTAGAAAGCTTAagaacctaggtgcaggaagtggtaagattaactattctgcctagcaacaacactttgaaggcatctaaaaaaaaaaaaaatgttttttcttaaaggactaatgacatttttttaaaactactgatgtaatgttatatttatgggtggaactccacattAAGTAAGTATTAAAAAATGCCGATCTTGAcgttttgaatactttgaagtgccaaggaggggtttgggggtcTTCTAgacctcagatctctccataaagagtacctgtcactgcctactaCTatcacaaaggatgtttacattccttgtgacagcaataacagtAATTAAAAACCATAAAAATGTACAATGACCGTGTAAAAAATAGTAATACGTTTTCTAATGTACAAAATATCGCCAAAAACTATTGGCTATCGGCAGGAGGGGTGGCTGAAATATTGGTATCGTATCGGCACCAAATAAATGATTTTGGTCGATCCCAAGTTAATAACGATAAGTTTTATATGGTTGTTATGCTTGCTGAACTGTACCCCTACGCAGGTAAACATTTGTTAAGATGTTCTActtatttcaataaaaattattgtaccAGAAGAGTGCTAGCCGATTACAGTAAGTTGGTtgtgtttctggcaggatcaccaggcatTTTCTGAACTTCAGTGTGTTTTGTGTTGGagacaattatttttttgttttgaccTATGAATACTGTTTAAAGCTCTGATTATATTTGATCATTAATCAATGAATGTATTTTTAATAGGGGCTAATGACAAAAGTAAAGCCAGAAAAGAAGACTGTAAAATCAGAAAAGAACAATACAACAAGCTGTAGTCCAACAGCTCATAGTTGTGAGCAATGGAATcttcacaaacaaaaaaacaaatgtaatgcTCAGCATGCAAAGACCAATTCCCCACGAAAAATGGAAAGGCTTCAGACTGATTCTGAGCTTTCCAACAGTGCAGTTGGAAATACAAAGAAACCCTTAACAAGTGCTGAAAACatccagaaaacaaaaaaaggaattttCACGATTGATGAAAAAGAAATCAATTACGCAGGGGCAAAGTTTAGTGACCCACCATCCCCGAGTGTCCTTCCAAAGCCCCCAAGTCACTGGATGGACATGACTGTTCAACATTCCGATCAGTGTAAGGAGTTGATGACTTACCACCTGAAAGCCCTGCTGAAAGCCCAGTTGTAATCATCCCACCTATTTGATGCTCTTATTGTACTCTTGCCAATTGTACAAATATTCCCAGCACTTTGAaagcggcttttttttttttttttccttctgcaaGAACATAAGGGACTTGCATTTTACATTTCTGTATCTAGTATTCAATTTTGTATGATTGTGTATATAGTGTACACAGTGTAATATGTGTATATCAATGTTTATACTACAAGTAAATTTAGTTTTGGTATAAAAGGATGTATTTTGACCTTACTAAAGCTAgttgtttttttatgtaaagTAAAAATGCTTATGTGCCGTGAAATGAAACCTGAAAACTCCTGTATTAATTCTATAAATCCCTAAGAAAAGTAAGTCACTCCAAACCCAGAAAatagatccttttttttttacatattgtaatATCTTTACTAGCAGTTTCTGCTACGGATTGTGAAAACCATGTTTACAGCATGAAATCCACATTCATGTTTCTGTCCACTGTCCTTTTTTTAATGCAGTAAAAACAGCAAAAGTAAGTCAATTGATGTCTGTACTTTTTAAACGAAAGCACAAGAGAAAATGAAATGTCCCCAAATAAATGAATTGGCtaatgtcaaaataaataaactaatttGGCCTCCCCAAAAAGTGTTGTCTGGTGGTGTTGTGTGTGGTGTGGTGTGGttgcgttttatttattttttattatgtggtATATAAAGGTAACCAGTCATGGGATAAATATAGTGGGTGCCATTGATATCCTGAAaatactaggggccagattcacatagaactgcggcggcgtaacgtatcgtagatacgttacaccgccgcaagttttcatcgcaagtgcctgattcacaaagcacttgcaatgaaaacctacgctggcggcctccggcgtaagcccgcgcaatttaaaggggcgtatgccatttaaattaggcgcgctcctgcaccggacctactgcgcatgctcagtttcgaaattcccgccgtgctttgcgcgaactaacataatttttttcgaacggcgacgtgcgcagcgcaattccgtattcccggacgtcttacgcaaatgacgtgaatttttaaattttgacgcgggaacgacggccatactttatacagcacatacgtgtgctgtgtgaagttaaggcacccaaaacgacgactaactttgcgacgggaaactagactagcagcgacgtagcgaacgcggaaaaacattgtggatcgccgtaactcctaatttgcatacccgacgctggtttacgacgcaaactccccccagcggcggccgcggtattgcatcttaagatccgacagtgtaaaacaattacacctgtcggatcttagggatatctatgcgtaactgattctatgaatcagtcgcatagatactctgagagatacgacggagtatctgagttactccgtcgtatctcggctgtgaatctggccctaggttcctGGCTACAGTATTTTTAGTCACTGGCCTGGAGCAAGTACATAGATCAGAAATTCTGATTTCACTGACTCCATACTTGTTCTGGT
The sequence above is drawn from the Rana temporaria chromosome 4, aRanTem1.1, whole genome shotgun sequence genome and encodes:
- the PNRC1 gene encoding proline-rich nuclear receptor coactivator 1; its protein translation is MSEPGEGVCRARRRGRRNKVRATAFPATRLYHQKRSAENVASTGGPEEPQPARAAQYRQLRREGLMTKVKPEKKTVKSEKNNTTSCSPTAHSCEQWNLHKQKNKCNAQHAKTNSPRKMERLQTDSELSNSAVGNTKKPLTSAENIQKTKKGIFTIDEKEINYAGAKFSDPPSPSVLPKPPSHWMDMTVQHSDQCKELMTYHLKALLKAQL